A DNA window from Desulfobacterales bacterium contains the following coding sequences:
- the xseA gene encoding exodeoxyribonuclease VII large subunit — translation MTELPIPKILTVTEITRSIKGMLETGFPFVTVTGEVSNLSRPLSGHLYFSLKDATAQLQAVLFKPQQRYIVALPRAGDQVICRGRISVYEPRGNYQLIVDFVEARGAGDLQMALEQRKQQLAAEGLFAEENKKALPLLPARVALVTSPSGAAVHDFLTVAEKRFPSLPIEIFPVRVQGQEAAAEIRAAILLLNQRKNSEVIVICRGGGSLEDLWPFNDESLARAIHDSRIPVVSAVGHEIDFTIADFVADRRAPTPSAAAEMVIPDRQALLDRVGSQQQRLLARISHIIQDRRSRVHTLLRFLGDPRTLLPHFLLRLDHGQTAMIQALTAGLTARRGRLKDINARLLKQTPVHQLATRKQRVAELSHRLRTMIRVLLSRKENRLGQTVSLLEAVGPTAVLNRGYAIVRARPGGEVVRAASQVTRGQALDILLHRGRLECEVTRIKDD, via the coding sequence ATGACGGAACTGCCCATCCCGAAAATCCTGACAGTCACCGAGATCACCCGCTCGATCAAGGGGATGCTTGAGACCGGATTCCCCTTTGTCACGGTGACCGGCGAAGTGTCCAACTTGAGCCGGCCGCTCTCCGGCCACCTCTACTTCAGCCTCAAGGATGCGACCGCCCAGCTCCAGGCCGTGCTTTTTAAGCCGCAGCAACGGTATATCGTTGCCCTGCCCCGGGCCGGCGACCAGGTGATCTGCCGGGGCCGGATTTCGGTATACGAGCCCCGGGGCAACTACCAGCTGATTGTCGATTTTGTCGAAGCCCGGGGCGCCGGCGATCTGCAGATGGCCCTTGAACAACGCAAACAGCAACTGGCAGCGGAAGGACTTTTTGCCGAGGAAAACAAAAAAGCACTGCCGCTGCTGCCGGCCCGGGTGGCCCTGGTAACCTCGCCCAGCGGGGCCGCGGTGCATGATTTCCTCACTGTGGCCGAAAAACGGTTTCCGTCATTGCCCATTGAAATTTTTCCGGTGCGGGTCCAGGGCCAGGAGGCAGCGGCCGAGATCCGCGCGGCCATCCTTCTCCTTAATCAACGAAAAAACTCCGAGGTGATCGTCATCTGCCGCGGCGGCGGCTCCCTTGAAGACCTCTGGCCCTTTAACGACGAGTCCCTGGCCCGGGCAATCCATGATTCAAGGATCCCGGTGGTCAGCGCAGTGGGCCATGAGATCGATTTCACCATTGCCGATTTTGTCGCCGACCGCCGCGCCCCCACCCCATCGGCCGCGGCCGAGATGGTGATTCCGGACCGGCAGGCCCTGCTCGACCGGGTCGGGTCCCAACAACAGCGTCTCCTGGCCCGGATCTCTCATATAATTCAGGACCGCCGGAGCCGGGTCCACACCCTGCTGCGGTTCCTTGGTGATCCCCGCACCCTGCTCCCCCACTTCCTCCTCCGCCTGGACCATGGCCAGACCGCCATGATCCAGGCACTGACCGCTGGTCTGACCGCCCGCCGGGGCCGGCTCAAGGATATCAACGCCCGGCTCCTGAAACAGACACCGGTCCACCAGCTGGCAACCCGCAAACAACGGGTGGCTGAACTTTCCCATCGCCTGCGGACAATGATCCGGGTGCTGCTGAGCCGTAAGGAGAACCGGCTTGGCCAGACGGTCTCCCTGCTTGAGGCAGTGGGCCCGACCGCGGTCTTGAACCGGGGCTATGCCATTGTCCGGGCCCGGCCCGGCGGCGAGGTAGTCCGCGCCGCTAGCCAGGTGACCAGGGGTCAGGCCCTGGATATCCTGCTCCATCGCGGCCGGCTGGAATGCGAGGTTACCAGGATCAAGGACGATTAA
- a CDS encoding class I SAM-dependent methyltransferase, translating into MRDQSRGLAQSLGLPDTDVANLSFAFLLVRTKKRLELRRTGPSAPGPLFVDFIRGPLGYRHRHGGGNKQFLARAVGIKRGRRPAIIDVTAGLGRDAFILAGLGCRVRMIERSPILAALVKDGLKRAAADPKIFALIQERLLLTVGDSLELLPRLAAENRPQVIYLDPMYPHRGKSALVKKEMRMIRGLVGDDPDAPALLAAALRLAADRVVVKRPLAAPPLAGTPAVSTVITGKTMRYDIYLTPVPASGNDD; encoded by the coding sequence TTGCGGGACCAAAGCCGCGGTCTCGCGCAAAGCCTGGGTCTGCCGGATACGGATGTCGCGAATCTCTCCTTTGCCTTTCTGCTGGTCCGGACAAAAAAACGGCTGGAGCTGCGCCGGACCGGACCATCGGCGCCAGGCCCGCTCTTTGTTGATTTTATCCGCGGCCCCCTGGGCTATCGTCATCGCCACGGCGGCGGCAACAAGCAGTTCCTGGCCCGGGCCGTGGGGATCAAGCGCGGCCGCCGGCCCGCAATAATCGATGTCACCGCCGGTCTCGGGCGGGATGCATTCATCCTTGCCGGGCTCGGCTGCCGGGTACGGATGATCGAACGGTCGCCCATCCTGGCAGCCCTGGTCAAGGACGGTCTCAAACGGGCCGCGGCCGACCCGAAAATTTTCGCGCTCATTCAGGAACGGCTCCTGCTGACAGTAGGCGACAGCCTGGAACTGCTGCCCCGGCTCGCCGCGGAAAACCGGCCCCAGGTGATCTATCTTGATCCCATGTATCCCCATCGCGGCAAAAGCGCCCTGGTCAAAAAAGAGATGCGGATGATCCGCGGCCTGGTGGGCGACGATCCCGACGCCCCTGCCCTGCTTGCCGCGGCCCTCCGCCTGGCCGCCGACCGGGTGGTGGTCAAACGGCCGCTCGCCGCCCCGCCGCTGGCCGGGACACCCGCGGTGAGCACGGTGATCACCGGCAAGACCATGCGCTACGATATCTATCTAACCCCTGTCCCGGCAAGCGGGAATGATGATTAG
- the mdh gene encoding malate dehydrogenase, translating to MRKKITIIGAGNVGATAAHWAMARNLADVVLLDVMEGIPQGKALDLWQSGPVAGFSCSVKGSNDYKDSVDSDVVIITAGLARKPGMSRDDLLARNVAIVKSCAREAVNHSPGCVLIVVTNPIDAMVYTAFKVSGLPRNRVIGMAGVLDSARYRTFLAEAIGVSPRDVNAMVMGIHGDNMLPLVRLANVAGVPVIDLLSPERIAEIVARTQQGGIEIVNHLKTGSAFYTPGLAAIEMAEAILVDSKRVLPCAVYLEGEFGISGCFLGVPVVLGGNGVERIVEFSLTNEEKAAMAVSVGAVQKQMVAASLHL from the coding sequence ATGAGAAAGAAGATTACGATAATCGGCGCCGGCAATGTGGGGGCCACGGCCGCCCACTGGGCAATGGCGCGCAACCTGGCCGACGTGGTTCTCCTGGATGTGATGGAAGGGATTCCCCAGGGCAAGGCCCTTGATCTCTGGCAGTCCGGCCCGGTGGCTGGTTTTTCATGTTCTGTAAAGGGGTCCAACGATTACAAGGATAGCGTTGACTCCGACGTGGTGATTATCACCGCCGGCCTGGCCCGGAAGCCGGGGATGTCGCGTGACGATCTGCTGGCCAGGAATGTGGCCATTGTCAAGTCCTGCGCCCGGGAGGCGGTCAACCATTCGCCCGGCTGCGTGCTGATCGTGGTCACCAACCCCATTGACGCCATGGTCTACACCGCTTTCAAGGTTTCCGGCCTGCCGCGCAACCGGGTGATCGGCATGGCCGGGGTCCTTGACTCGGCCCGGTACCGGACCTTCCTGGCCGAGGCGATCGGGGTGTCGCCCCGGGATGTTAACGCCATGGTCATGGGTATCCACGGCGACAACATGCTGCCCCTGGTCCGGCTGGCCAACGTGGCCGGGGTGCCGGTCATTGATTTGCTCAGCCCGGAGCGGATCGCTGAGATCGTTGCCCGGACCCAGCAGGGCGGCATTGAGATCGTCAATCACCTCAAGACCGGCAGCGCCTTTTATACCCCGGGCCTGGCCGCCATTGAGATGGCCGAGGCGATCCTGGTTGACAGTAAACGGGTACTGCCGTGCGCCGTTTACCTGGAAGGTGAGTTCGGCATCTCCGGCTGTTTCCTGGGCGTGCCGGTGGTGCTGGGCGGCAACGGGGTTGAGCGGATCGTCGAGTTTTCCTTAACCAACGAGGAAAAGGCAGCCATGGCAGTGTCCGTGGGAGCGGTGCAAAAACAGATGGTTGCCGCCAGCCTGCATCTGTAG
- a CDS encoding aspartate 1-decarboxylase yields MIRSMLKAKIHRATVTEADLDYEGSLSIDQTLLDQVGIESFEQVKVYNINNGARFDTYAIPGAAGSGIIGLNGAAARKGEVGDLIIIVTYALYSETELEDYGPRVVLLDENNRIKEWLYR; encoded by the coding sequence ATGATACGTTCCATGTTAAAGGCCAAGATCCACCGGGCCACGGTAACCGAGGCTGACCTGGACTATGAGGGCAGCCTGAGCATCGATCAGACCTTGCTGGACCAGGTGGGCATTGAGTCCTTTGAGCAGGTCAAGGTCTACAATATCAACAACGGTGCCCGGTTCGACACCTATGCCATCCCGGGCGCGGCCGGCTCCGGGATCATCGGCCTGAACGGTGCCGCCGCCCGCAAGGGCGAGGTCGGCGATCTGATCATTATTGTTACCTATGCCCTGTACAGCGAGACGGAACTTGAGGATTATGGGCCCCGGGTGGTGCTGCTGGACGAGAACAACCGGATCAAGGAGTGGCTGTACCGGTAA
- a CDS encoding tetratricopeptide repeat protein, protein MTKQPSAFSKKNIIGVTINPEAKPGLLEELNLPPGVVAFVRNNKKQLQIAGIVLAVAVLAWAVYDYYVDQQDERAVAELTVALQFTGDENRIPALTRVAEQYPRTSSALWSRVELANIDFKAGNLDRAIAGYQAVLADLDKDNPLYPLVELSIAQSLETKGDLEQALAAYRALSEMEGFKGQGFKGMGRINELRGNLGAAKKSYEQYLTARLPLSPEETSLITGKLARIKERIAATPEGK, encoded by the coding sequence ATGACCAAACAGCCGAGCGCCTTCAGCAAAAAAAATATCATTGGAGTGACCATCAATCCGGAAGCAAAACCAGGGCTGCTGGAAGAGTTGAACCTGCCGCCCGGGGTGGTCGCCTTTGTCCGTAATAATAAAAAACAATTACAGATCGCCGGGATCGTCCTGGCGGTCGCGGTTCTGGCCTGGGCTGTTTATGATTATTATGTTGATCAGCAGGATGAGCGGGCCGTTGCCGAACTCACGGTCGCGCTTCAGTTCACCGGCGATGAAAACCGGATTCCGGCCCTGACCCGGGTGGCTGAGCAGTATCCCCGGACCTCTTCGGCGCTCTGGAGCCGGGTGGAGCTGGCTAACATCGATTTCAAGGCCGGCAACCTTGATCGGGCGATTGCCGGGTATCAGGCCGTTCTGGCGGATCTGGACAAGGACAATCCGCTCTACCCGCTGGTGGAGTTAAGCATTGCCCAGTCCCTGGAAACAAAAGGGGACCTTGAGCAGGCCCTGGCCGCCTACCGGGCGCTCAGTGAAATGGAAGGTTTCAAGGGCCAGGGGTTCAAGGGGATGGGCCGGATCAATGAACTGCGCGGCAACCTGGGCGCGGCAAAAAAGAGCTACGAACAGTACCTGACCGCCCGGTTGCCCCTCTCCCCGGAGGAGACCTCCCTGATTACCGGCAAGCTTGCCCGGATCAAGGAGCGTATTGCCGCGACCCCTGAGGGGAAATAG
- a CDS encoding YvcK family protein codes for MASMRPTAAAIGAQLKKLRAKRLTPLDLLPRHDPAEKLIELGLQGPPPGLDQGVAADLRELAEMLGRVATDRVRVMVLGGGTGLSNILGGDSRSPGWEQNPFIGLKEVFPKTSAVVCVTDDGGSTGELLKDLPLIGLGDLRHVLLSAIRRQGLRKRYQLNQEDGLRTMATLHGLFNLRFAEPPLSAATLLKEKGISLDSLPGPLRNFFIRLLDTLFADRCLTPLLARPHCLGNLLLAAAIRLQSGPGGAQPDRDAIKVVPHHAVLKGLNQFARMLGIGVNNVLPCTTSQARLQVLYSNGVLVTGEYKSGHARRGFPVDRVFVEFTGEPRVPAEVMAGLDKADIIVLAPGSLYTSTIPILQVPGVAAAIRSNRRALKILVANLWVQKGETDLVREDPGRRFHVSDLIKAYHRNVPGGVGELFHQVLTLGFRDIPGSILQNYAMEGKVPIYLDRDQVRGLGFVPVEAGIFSQAALDERRIIHHDPDGLAKAIQTLWAVRRHLPEEKQDIPGTGLPPSRKPDSFLVAAERMSSSERFRALERRLGRLTMTADQPLAVTGLRNRLLEILWKHWDLRIDHLDTVRGIHLVDTAAWSRCQQWDNVFSFYDPVDGLIKIRHDVLSRPGRFEVALLVALGQSLLGDYAAEKQMENLERAGQVMGKIFHLTIRPAGEYRSFLNARELDTYLTLARMVRSPGNEYHYTRLINGSEGFTPPGLLFGMTFAWYLDNRFAAYLEYKMAIMRNEISNLIPEQVKVYARRQALVDFFRRTVFRHW; via the coding sequence ATGGCATCCATGAGGCCGACCGCTGCTGCAATCGGTGCGCAGTTGAAGAAACTGCGTGCCAAGCGGCTTACTCCGCTTGATCTTCTGCCCAGGCACGATCCGGCTGAAAAGCTGATCGAGCTGGGGCTGCAGGGACCGCCTCCGGGACTGGACCAGGGGGTGGCCGCCGACCTGCGCGAACTGGCCGAGATGCTCGGCCGGGTCGCCACCGACCGGGTCCGGGTAATGGTCCTGGGCGGCGGCACCGGGCTGTCCAATATCCTTGGCGGAGACAGCAGAAGTCCGGGTTGGGAGCAAAACCCGTTTATCGGCCTGAAAGAGGTCTTTCCTAAAACCTCGGCCGTGGTCTGTGTCACTGATGACGGCGGCTCCACCGGCGAGCTGCTCAAGGATCTGCCGCTGATCGGTCTTGGCGATCTTCGTCATGTCCTGTTGTCGGCGATCCGCCGGCAGGGACTGCGGAAACGGTATCAGCTCAACCAGGAGGACGGGCTGCGGACCATGGCCACCCTGCACGGCCTGTTCAATCTGCGCTTTGCCGAACCGCCCCTTTCGGCCGCAACCCTGCTGAAAGAGAAAGGGATATCCCTTGACTCCCTGCCCGGGCCGCTCCGGAATTTTTTTATCAGGCTGCTGGATACGCTTTTTGCCGACCGTTGCCTTACCCCGCTCCTGGCCAGGCCGCATTGCCTGGGCAATCTGCTCCTGGCCGCGGCGATCCGGCTGCAGTCCGGACCAGGGGGGGCACAACCGGACCGGGATGCTATAAAGGTGGTTCCCCACCACGCGGTGCTCAAGGGTCTTAATCAGTTTGCCCGGATGCTGGGAATCGGCGTTAACAATGTGCTGCCCTGCACCACCAGCCAGGCCCGGCTCCAGGTCCTGTACAGCAACGGAGTCCTGGTGACCGGTGAGTACAAGTCCGGCCATGCCCGCCGCGGTTTTCCGGTGGACCGGGTATTTGTCGAGTTTACCGGGGAGCCCCGGGTTCCGGCAGAGGTCATGGCCGGACTGGATAAGGCGGATATCATTGTCCTGGCCCCGGGCAGTCTCTATACCAGCACTATTCCGATCCTCCAGGTCCCGGGGGTGGCCGCGGCCATCCGTTCAAACCGGCGGGCCCTGAAGATCCTGGTGGCCAACCTCTGGGTCCAGAAGGGGGAGACCGACCTGGTGCGGGAAGATCCAGGCCGGCGTTTTCATGTCTCTGACCTGATCAAGGCCTATCATCGGAATGTACCGGGCGGGGTGGGGGAACTGTTTCATCAGGTGTTGACCCTGGGATTCCGGGATATCCCCGGCTCGATTCTGCAGAATTACGCCATGGAGGGCAAGGTGCCGATCTATCTGGATCGGGACCAGGTCCGGGGGTTGGGGTTCGTACCGGTTGAGGCCGGGATCTTCTCCCAGGCGGCCTTGGATGAAAGACGGATAATTCATCATGATCCCGATGGGTTGGCCAAGGCTATCCAAACCCTCTGGGCCGTGCGCCGCCATCTGCCGGAAGAGAAACAGGACATCCCCGGCACCGGACTCCCGCCCAGCCGGAAACCGGACTCGTTCCTGGTTGCCGCTGAACGGATGTCATCCAGTGAGCGTTTCAGGGCGCTGGAGCGAAGATTGGGCCGGCTCACCATGACCGCGGATCAACCCCTGGCCGTAACCGGGCTGCGCAACCGTTTGTTGGAGATCCTCTGGAAGCATTGGGATCTCAGGATCGATCATCTGGATACGGTCAGGGGAATACACCTGGTGGATACCGCTGCCTGGTCCCGCTGCCAGCAATGGGACAATGTTTTTTCCTTTTACGATCCTGTTGACGGCCTGATCAAGATCCGCCACGACGTCCTGTCCCGGCCCGGACGGTTCGAGGTCGCCTTGCTGGTTGCCCTGGGACAATCCCTGCTCGGCGATTACGCTGCTGAAAAACAGATGGAAAACCTTGAGCGGGCAGGGCAGGTCATGGGCAAGATATTTCATCTCACAATCCGGCCGGCAGGCGAATACCGTTCTTTTCTCAATGCCCGGGAACTGGATACATATCTGACCCTGGCGCGGATGGTCCGTTCCCCTGGCAATGAATATCATTATACCCGGCTGATCAACGGCAGCGAAGGATTCACCCCGCCCGGCCTGTTGTTCGGGATGACCTTTGCCTGGTACCTGGACAACCGCTTTGCCGCCTATCTCGAATATAAGATGGCGATAATGCGCAACGAGATTTCCAACCTTATCCCGGAGCAGGTAAAGGTGTATGCCCGGCGCCAGGCCCTGGTCGATTTCTTCCGGCGGACGGTCTTCCGCCACTGGTAA
- a CDS encoding DegT/DnrJ/EryC1/StrS family aminotransferase codes for MPGFEVFGAEEKQEIMEVLETGVLFRYEFGEQRRGIYKVRSFEEKFAQYCGAGHGQAVTSGTAALKVALVALGVGAGDEVITQGFTFVATWEAILDIGAIPVFTEVDETLNMDPADLEKKITDKTRAIIPVHMLGAAARIKEIVEIADRHRIPVLEDTAQAAGGTVGGKYLGTFGRCGTFSFDAVKTMTTGEGGMIITDDHDLWQAMSEYHDHGHDHVVNPGGRGGEGRSFIGFNYRMMELQGAIGLAQLAKLDSMIAAQKKNKAALRAAISVLPGVGFRTLVDREGDTATFIGFFLPDAARARAVNKVLAANNAGAVSFAENSWHYYPEWEHLLNGSTLCKNDWPFKDQDGRRRVIHDPDSLPASAGIIGRLLVYQVPIKLGEARLAEISRALNKAAAAVR; via the coding sequence ATGCCTGGTTTTGAGGTGTTTGGCGCGGAAGAGAAGCAGGAGATCATGGAGGTCCTGGAGACCGGGGTCCTGTTTCGGTACGAGTTTGGCGAACAGCGCCGGGGGATCTATAAGGTACGGAGTTTCGAGGAAAAATTTGCCCAATATTGCGGAGCGGGCCACGGCCAGGCGGTCACCTCCGGGACCGCGGCCCTGAAGGTGGCCCTGGTCGCGCTGGGTGTCGGCGCCGGCGACGAGGTGATCACCCAGGGCTTCACCTTTGTGGCCACCTGGGAGGCGATTCTCGATATCGGTGCGATTCCGGTGTTCACCGAGGTGGACGAGACCCTGAACATGGATCCCGCGGACCTGGAAAAGAAGATCACCGACAAGACCAGGGCCATTATTCCGGTGCACATGCTCGGCGCTGCCGCCCGGATCAAGGAGATTGTCGAGATCGCCGACCGCCACCGGATACCGGTGCTGGAGGACACGGCCCAGGCCGCCGGCGGCACGGTGGGCGGCAAATACCTGGGCACCTTTGGCAGATGCGGCACCTTTTCCTTTGACGCGGTCAAGACCATGACCACCGGCGAGGGCGGGATGATCATCACCGATGATCATGATCTGTGGCAGGCCATGTCCGAGTACCATGACCACGGCCATGACCATGTGGTCAACCCCGGCGGCCGGGGCGGCGAGGGCAGGAGCTTTATCGGCTTCAACTACCGGATGATGGAACTCCAGGGGGCCATCGGCCTGGCCCAGCTGGCCAAGCTGGACTCGATGATCGCGGCCCAGAAAAAGAACAAGGCCGCCTTGCGCGCGGCGATCTCGGTCCTGCCCGGGGTCGGTTTCCGGACCCTGGTGGACAGGGAAGGGGACACGGCCACCTTTATCGGTTTTTTCCTGCCCGACGCGGCCCGGGCCCGGGCCGTGAACAAGGTGCTGGCCGCCAATAACGCCGGCGCCGTCAGTTTCGCTGAAAACAGCTGGCATTATTATCCCGAATGGGAGCACCTGTTGAACGGTTCGACCCTGTGCAAGAACGACTGGCCCTTTAAGGATCAGGATGGCCGGCGCCGGGTGATCCATGACCCTGATTCCCTGCCGGCCTCGGCCGGGATCATCGGCCGGCTCCTGGTCTATCAGGTGCCGATCAAGTTGGGTGAGGCGCGGCTGGCCGAGATCAGCCGCGCCTTGAACAAGGCGGCCGCTGCTGTCAGATGA
- a CDS encoding GNAT family N-acetyltransferase, translating into MPNIDKVIEALWDKREASIYGADGKEYRVIFSRPGGFFDVSILDNLEPMGFITLKHENKGLYSIVNDTKINPHSSLANTPGHGIEVKEKFRKRGAGKALLSVGIGIIQRDWRLEQRGGEFKVIASDITNIGLGCYHNFGFTIKEGMAVSSCYYTDPDTVPEINILPKKVCFIKRLAKRLRRDLRGDSG; encoded by the coding sequence ATGCCAAATATCGACAAAGTTATTGAAGCGCTCTGGGATAAACGGGAAGCGTCAATATATGGGGCCGACGGCAAGGAATATCGAGTAATTTTTTCCAGGCCGGGCGGTTTCTTTGACGTCAGTATTCTTGATAATCTGGAGCCCATGGGATTCATAACCCTGAAGCACGAAAACAAGGGGTTATATTCCATTGTCAATGACACTAAAATCAATCCTCATTCGTCCCTTGCCAATACCCCGGGACATGGGATTGAGGTAAAAGAAAAATTCAGAAAAAGAGGGGCCGGCAAGGCCCTGCTCAGTGTTGGAATCGGTATCATCCAGAGAGATTGGCGGCTTGAACAAAGAGGTGGAGAATTCAAAGTAATCGCTTCTGATATTACCAATATCGGGTTAGGATGCTATCATAACTTCGGGTTTACCATCAAGGAAGGCATGGCGGTCAGTTCCTGTTATTACACTGATCCGGATACTGTCCCTGAAATAAACATCCTGCCCAAAAAGGTATGTTTTATTAAACGGCTGGCAAAAAGACTGCGGCGGGACCTCCGAGGGGATTCAGGATAG
- the panC gene encoding pantoate--beta-alanine ligase: MQIIRASAEMTAWSNQVLARGERIALVPTMGCFHQGHLALMRHAANQADQVVVSLFVNPIQFGPGEDLDRYPRDIARDTELAAGQGVAVLFTPEVAAMYPDDFQTRVSVDRLSRGLCGAGRPGHFEGVTTVVAKLFHLVKPHLAVFGEKDFQQLAVIRRMVADLDWDIIILGHPIVRETDGLAMSSRNTYLDPRERQTALCLYQSLESARRLVRQGLRNGPRLIAEIKGMLGSGNGVEIEYVKLVDQKKLTEKNAVDSQTRLLMAVRIGRTRLIDNGLLF; this comes from the coding sequence ATGCAGATTATCCGTGCCAGCGCTGAAATGACTGCCTGGAGCAACCAGGTCCTGGCCCGGGGCGAGCGCATCGCCCTGGTGCCGACCATGGGCTGTTTCCACCAGGGACATCTGGCCCTGATGCGGCATGCCGCGAACCAGGCCGACCAGGTGGTGGTCAGCCTGTTTGTCAACCCGATTCAGTTCGGGCCCGGCGAGGACCTGGACCGCTATCCCCGGGATATTGCCCGGGATACGGAGCTGGCCGCGGGCCAGGGGGTGGCGGTGCTTTTTACTCCGGAGGTTGCGGCCATGTATCCGGATGATTTTCAGACCCGGGTGAGCGTGGACCGGCTCAGCCGGGGGTTGTGCGGCGCTGGCCGGCCCGGTCATTTTGAGGGGGTGACCACGGTGGTTGCCAAACTGTTTCACCTGGTCAAGCCCCATCTGGCGGTGTTCGGGGAAAAGGATTTTCAGCAGCTTGCCGTGATCAGGCGGATGGTGGCTGACCTGGACTGGGACATCATTATCCTCGGTCATCCCATTGTCCGCGAGACCGATGGTCTGGCCATGAGTTCGCGCAACACCTATCTTGACCCCAGGGAACGGCAGACCGCCCTCTGTCTCTATCAATCCCTGGAATCGGCCCGGCGGCTGGTGCGACAGGGGCTGCGCAACGGGCCACGGCTCATCGCCGAGATTAAAGGGATGCTTGGTTCGGGCAACGGGGTGGAGATCGAGTACGTTAAATTGGTTGACCAGAAAAAATTAACCGAAAAAAACGCGGTGGATTCGCAGACCCGGCTGTTGATGGCCGTGCGGATCGGCCGCACCAGGTTGATCGACAACGGGTTGTTGTTTTAG
- the kdsB gene encoding 3-deoxy-manno-octulosonate cytidylyltransferase — MDLDHKSQPKVVAIIPARYHSNRFEGKPLALIAGKPMIRHVYERAKSISLLSRVVVATDDDRIVDCVLSFGGEVVSTSPEHASGTDRLAEAATLLDIPEQDVVVNIQGDQPLFPAEVVEQVAAPLLADPALPMSTLIYKIIRPEEIDDPNHVKTVFDRNGRALYFSRSPIPFQRDPGSENLPTYYKHLGFYAYRKGFLLTFVGLPQGEWERFEKLEQLRALEYGYAIKVVLTEHDSIEIDTPWDIVRLEEILASAKR; from the coding sequence ATGGATCTTGACCATAAATCACAGCCTAAAGTTGTGGCGATCATTCCGGCCCGTTATCATTCCAACCGGTTCGAGGGAAAGCCGCTGGCCCTGATTGCCGGCAAACCGATGATCCGGCATGTCTATGAACGGGCCAAATCGATTTCCCTGCTCTCCCGGGTGGTGGTTGCCACGGATGACGACCGGATCGTCGATTGTGTGCTTTCCTTTGGCGGCGAGGTGGTATCGACCAGCCCGGAGCATGCCTCGGGCACCGACCGGCTGGCCGAGGCGGCCACGCTGCTTGATATCCCGGAGCAGGACGTGGTGGTCAATATCCAGGGCGATCAGCCCCTGTTTCCGGCCGAGGTGGTGGAACAGGTCGCGGCCCCGCTTCTGGCCGACCCGGCCCTGCCCATGTCCACCCTGATTTACAAGATCATCCGGCCCGAGGAGATTGACGACCCCAACCATGTGAAGACTGTTTTTGACCGGAACGGCCGGGCCCTTTATTTTTCCCGTTCGCCGATCCCGTTCCAGCGTGACCCCGGGTCCGAGAATCTGCCGACCTATTATAAGCATCTCGGTTTTTACGCCTATCGCAAGGGATTTCTGCTCACCTTTGTCGGGCTGCCCCAGGGGGAATGGGAACGGTTCGAAAAACTGGAACAGCTCCGGGCCCTGGAATACGGCTATGCCATCAAGGTGGTGCTCACCGAGCATGATTCCATTGAAATCGATACCCCTTGGGACATAGTACGGCTGGAAGAGATATTGGCGTCTGCAAAAAGGTGA